From Enterococcus mundtii, the proteins below share one genomic window:
- the tsaB gene encoding tRNA (adenosine(37)-N6)-threonylcarbamoyltransferase complex dimerization subunit type 1 TsaB, which translates to MITLGIDTANQTLAVGVLEDETVLGQIQINRKKNHSLTLMPALDQLISDCQLTPEQIDRIAVSSGPGSYTGLRIGVTTAKTLAYTLNKELVGVSSLAVLAANCVGIEGIIVPMFDARRKNVYAGAYRWHHGTLENVLEDTHIAFVELTEKLKQMDGSITFVGSDCHKFNSEIAQSIPDAKCNSLPLWDIPSGVVVAQLGASSNPVNDIQAFLPRYLKRVEAEEKWLETHTPGEESYVEKI; encoded by the coding sequence ATGATTACATTAGGGATCGATACAGCAAATCAAACCTTAGCTGTTGGCGTATTGGAAGACGAAACAGTGTTAGGTCAAATCCAAATCAATAGAAAGAAAAATCATAGTCTGACGTTGATGCCAGCGTTGGATCAATTGATCTCAGATTGCCAACTCACACCAGAACAAATCGATCGAATTGCTGTGTCAAGTGGTCCAGGCTCTTATACAGGATTGAGAATCGGTGTCACAACTGCCAAGACATTAGCATATACTTTAAATAAAGAATTGGTTGGTGTTTCCAGTCTTGCTGTACTTGCAGCAAATTGCGTAGGAATCGAAGGAATCATTGTACCGATGTTTGATGCGAGAAGAAAAAATGTTTATGCTGGTGCCTATCGCTGGCATCATGGAACATTAGAAAACGTTCTAGAAGACACCCATATTGCTTTTGTAGAATTAACCGAAAAATTAAAACAAATGGATGGATCGATCACTTTTGTCGGTAGCGATTGCCACAAATTCAACTCAGAAATCGCTCAATCAATACCTGATGCTAAGTGTAACTCCTTGCCACTTTGGGATATTCCTAGTGGAGTTGTCGTCGCGCAATTAGGGGCTTCAAGTAATCCGGTCAACGATATCCAAGCCTTCTTACCACGTTACTTAAAACGAGTGGAAGCAGAAGAAAAATGGTTGGAGACACATACGCCAGGAGAAGAAAGCTATGTTGAAAAAATTTAA
- a CDS encoding LacI family DNA-binding transcriptional regulator, which translates to MATIKDIAQLAGVSPATVSRVLNYDEKLSVGMETKQKIFEAAEHLNYKKHHKNLASEKQTIKLIQWYDTQEELEDLYYLSIRLGIEKKAEEANIRLIKETWDAISEQSADGTIALGKFDEEQLKELKRTQENLLLVDSDGTRFGIDSLVVDFESSLRLVMDHFLQEEVKQLVMIAGKEYTKQHRTPVTDPRTAIFQKLISEEKNLSGKIIEADFSVEAGYQAVHDFLLQEKELPDALFAANDALAIGALKAIKEVGLTIPQDISVIGFNDISVAKYVSPPLSTVKVYTEWMGELAVETLTQLIHSTAPVARKITIATELILRESTKQATIK; encoded by the coding sequence ATGGCCACAATCAAAGATATTGCTCAGTTGGCGGGAGTTTCTCCTGCCACTGTCTCAAGAGTGCTGAATTATGATGAGAAATTGTCAGTAGGCATGGAAACGAAACAAAAAATTTTTGAAGCAGCTGAACACTTGAATTATAAAAAACATCATAAGAATCTAGCCTCTGAAAAACAAACGATCAAATTGATCCAATGGTATGATACACAAGAAGAATTAGAAGATCTTTATTATCTTTCTATACGCTTAGGAATCGAAAAAAAAGCGGAGGAAGCGAATATTCGCCTGATCAAGGAAACCTGGGATGCCATTAGTGAGCAATCTGCAGATGGAACGATTGCTTTAGGAAAGTTTGACGAAGAGCAATTGAAAGAATTGAAACGTACGCAAGAAAACCTTTTACTTGTCGATTCAGATGGCACAAGATTTGGCATCGATTCTTTAGTCGTTGATTTTGAGTCGAGTCTTCGCTTAGTGATGGATCATTTCTTACAAGAAGAAGTCAAACAACTCGTGATGATAGCCGGAAAAGAGTACACGAAGCAACACCGAACACCGGTGACTGATCCTAGAACGGCAATTTTTCAAAAACTGATCAGTGAAGAAAAGAACCTCTCAGGAAAAATCATTGAAGCGGATTTTTCAGTGGAGGCAGGATATCAAGCTGTTCATGATTTTTTATTGCAAGAAAAGGAATTACCTGATGCGTTGTTTGCTGCGAATGATGCGTTAGCAATTGGTGCATTGAAGGCAATCAAAGAAGTAGGATTGACTATTCCGCAAGATATCTCAGTGATTGGCTTCAACGATATCAGTGTGGCAAAGTATGTCTCACCACCCCTCTCTACAGTCAAAGTGTACACCGAATGGATGGGGGAGTTGGCAGTTGAGACATTGACCCAGTTAATCCATAGTACTGCACCGGTTGCAAGAAAAATCACGATCGCGACAGAACTAATTTTACGAGAATCAACAAAACAAGCTACGATCAAATAG
- the galT gene encoding UDP-glucose--hexose-1-phosphate uridylyltransferase has protein sequence MTISQTIADFVTLAIASGGWMEMDRIYLQNRILGLIGEEAGDSFEVRPVQEESVDLLNRLVEQAKENGLVTDVTADREIFEAQLMDFLTPPPSVVNAFFAQHYSKSPEEATDYFYQLSRNNDYIKTRAIAKNIVYTYPSEYGDLEITINLSKPEKDPKQIAAERKAVQVDYPSCMLCMENEGYKGRLNYPARTNHRIIRMNLDGESWGFQYSPYAYYNEHSIILSEEHRPMRITKETFARLLKITEVLPHYFVGSNADLPIVGGSILSHDHYQAGRHEFPMAKAPMEKLIKLGEYPQVIAGIVKWPMSVIRLQSPDKDLLVEAADAVLNKWQNYSDESVSVIAYSADGTPHHTITPIVRRREDYFEIDLVLRDNNVSEEHPEGIFHPHRDIQHIKKENIGLIEVMGLAVLPPRLKPELEEVKQYLLGEENQLADYHREWAEQLKQANPDLTEETATVVIQNAVGQVFARVLEDAGVFKRDEQGRAAFLRFTETL, from the coding sequence ATGACGATTAGTCAAACAATTGCAGATTTTGTCACATTAGCAATCGCTTCTGGTGGTTGGATGGAAATGGACCGTATCTACTTACAAAATCGTATTTTAGGTCTTATTGGCGAAGAAGCCGGCGACTCTTTTGAAGTACGTCCAGTGCAAGAAGAATCGGTCGATCTATTGAATCGTTTAGTTGAACAAGCAAAAGAAAATGGCTTGGTGACGGATGTAACAGCTGACCGAGAAATATTTGAGGCACAATTGATGGATTTCTTGACGCCACCACCTTCTGTTGTCAATGCTTTTTTTGCTCAACATTATTCAAAAAGTCCAGAAGAAGCGACGGATTATTTTTATCAGTTGAGCCGCAACAATGACTATATCAAAACACGAGCCATCGCAAAAAATATCGTGTATACTTATCCGTCTGAATACGGAGACTTGGAAATCACGATCAATCTATCTAAACCTGAAAAAGATCCAAAACAAATCGCTGCAGAAAGAAAAGCGGTGCAAGTTGATTACCCATCGTGTATGTTATGTATGGAAAATGAAGGGTACAAAGGAAGATTGAATTACCCAGCACGAACCAATCATCGAATCATCCGAATGAACTTAGACGGAGAAAGTTGGGGATTTCAGTATTCGCCTTATGCCTACTACAATGAACACTCGATCATTTTATCAGAAGAACATCGACCAATGCGCATCACAAAAGAAACGTTTGCTCGGTTGTTGAAGATCACTGAAGTCTTACCACACTATTTCGTAGGTTCAAATGCTGATTTGCCGATCGTTGGTGGATCGATCCTTTCACATGACCATTATCAAGCAGGGCGTCATGAATTTCCGATGGCGAAAGCGCCGATGGAGAAATTGATCAAGCTAGGCGAGTATCCACAGGTGATTGCAGGGATCGTCAAATGGCCGATGTCTGTGATCCGTTTACAGTCGCCCGATAAAGATTTATTAGTAGAAGCAGCGGATGCAGTCTTAAACAAATGGCAGAACTATTCAGATGAATCAGTATCAGTCATCGCCTATTCAGCAGATGGTACGCCACATCACACGATCACGCCGATTGTTCGTCGCAGAGAGGATTACTTTGAAATCGACTTAGTATTGCGCGACAACAATGTGTCCGAAGAACATCCTGAAGGGATTTTCCATCCTCATCGTGATATCCAACATATCAAAAAAGAAAATATTGGCTTGATCGAAGTGATGGGGTTGGCCGTCTTGCCACCACGCTTAAAACCAGAATTGGAAGAAGTGAAGCAATATCTACTGGGTGAAGAAAATCAACTCGCGGACTATCATCGTGAATGGGCAGAACAGCTAAAACAAGCAAATCCTGATTTGACTGAAGAGACTGCGACAGTTGTTATCCAAAATGCTGTTGGGCAAGTCTTCGCCAGAGTTTTAGAAGATGCCGGCGTCTTCAAACGGGACGAACAAGGAAGAGCTGCGTTCTTGCGCTTTACTGAAACATTATAA
- the galE gene encoding UDP-glucose 4-epimerase GalE yields MTILVLGGAGYIGSHAVDQLIEKGYDVAVVDNLLTGHRQAVHTDARFYEGDIRDKEFLRGVFQKETIEGVLHFAASSLVGESVEKPLVYFNNNVYGMQVLLEVMHEFDVKRIVFSSTAATYGEPKESPITEGSPTNPKNPYGESKLMMEKMMKWCDEAYGMRYVALRYFNVAGAKSDASIGEDHTPETHLVPIILQVALGQRESLAVYGDDYDTPDGTCIRDYVQVEDLIAAHILALEYLKAGNESNFFNLGSNKGYSVTEMLEAAREVTGRDIPAKIAPRRAGDPSRLVASSEKARAILGWAPEYTDVKEIIKTAWAWHESHPNGYEK; encoded by the coding sequence ATGACAATTTTAGTATTAGGCGGAGCAGGCTATATTGGTTCCCATGCCGTCGATCAATTAATTGAAAAGGGCTATGATGTAGCAGTCGTGGATAATCTTTTGACAGGCCATCGTCAAGCAGTTCATACTGATGCACGTTTTTATGAAGGCGATATTCGTGACAAAGAATTTCTACGCGGAGTTTTCCAAAAAGAAACGATTGAGGGCGTCTTGCACTTTGCAGCGAGCTCGTTAGTCGGTGAATCAGTTGAAAAACCCTTAGTCTACTTCAATAATAATGTTTATGGCATGCAAGTATTATTAGAAGTAATGCACGAGTTTGATGTGAAACGGATCGTCTTTTCTTCCACAGCTGCGACTTACGGTGAGCCAAAAGAATCGCCGATCACTGAGGGGTCACCAACGAATCCGAAAAATCCTTATGGTGAAAGCAAACTGATGATGGAAAAAATGATGAAGTGGTGTGACGAAGCATATGGCATGCGTTATGTGGCTTTACGCTATTTTAATGTAGCAGGAGCTAAGAGTGATGCGTCGATCGGCGAAGATCATACCCCTGAAACCCATTTAGTCCCCATCATTTTACAAGTAGCTTTAGGCCAACGAGAATCATTAGCGGTCTATGGCGATGATTATGATACCCCAGACGGAACATGTATCAGAGATTATGTACAAGTGGAAGATTTGATTGCTGCGCATATTTTAGCATTGGAATATTTAAAAGCTGGAAATGAAAGCAACTTCTTCAACTTGGGAAGTAATAAAGGTTATTCAGTCACAGAGATGCTAGAAGCAGCACGAGAAGTCACAGGCCGTGATATCCCTGCAAAAATCGCACCACGAAGAGCGGGTGATCCAAGTCGTTTAGTAGCTTCAAGTGAAAAAGCGAGAGCAATCCTTGGCTGGGCACCTGAATATACAGATGTGAAAGAAATCATCAAAACTGCTTGGGCATGGCATGAAAGCCATCCTAACGGGTATGAAAAGTAG
- a CDS encoding DUF3042 family protein yields MKKFVSGILVGSLATVAAVAGLVTSVKKTVIDPIDEKEAMIEENRKKAMRKRVSR; encoded by the coding sequence ATGAAAAAATTTGTATCAGGTATCTTAGTAGGTAGCTTGGCTACTGTAGCAGCTGTGGCTGGTTTAGTAACTTCTGTAAAGAAAACAGTCATCGACCCAATCGACGAAAAAGAAGCAATGATTGAAGAAAATCGTAAAAAAGCAATGAGAAAACGTGTATCACGATAA
- a CDS encoding FAD/NAD(P)-binding protein, which translates to MRIGIIGAGPRGLSMLERLLYNQQEEDIEILLFDPSGIGGKVWRVDQPKEVLMNSLASQVTMFTDETLSSGGVVANGVNLYQWAKEFAPSYLSKTTIKEKEAFLCEAANLLENQPTSRRFFGVYLQWFYARLQERFSDRFNYIQELVIEATKKEKQFILQTKDEAYVVDHLILATGHWEHERTSEERQLSEYAAEHHLFYQGPANPADVDLSMIPAQEPVFVRGLGLCFFDYIGLLTQQRGGRFEELEGRLVYRPSGEEPIVYCGSRRGLPYYPHGRNQKKVGEVAQPVILTQERLNTYYRTQKLTGQDFFADLKKDLELFYYKKVIEEHGLSIALSEFQEVFLGATEKEWLQKYPALANHLWSWNLLDHLTDHTLPYPQMSRRYIEDQINEAQKGNVDGPLIATLDALKDWRNMVHQAMLWEVFSAKEYKEVLWQWFNTFDAFFTIGPPLRRAQELAALIDAGIFHLVEPPFTFIGKDKRFHLEPEGLSSSYLIEARLPKNDLRTTRNPALISLRDAQVLQPFQLHDPSGDFVSGAVAIERESSRVIDAHGEVQNNLYCIGIPTEGVEWLTASVPRPHVDFWNLRQIDRIAQLILAEKS; encoded by the coding sequence ATGAGAATTGGGATCATCGGGGCAGGTCCTCGTGGACTTAGCATGTTAGAGCGTTTACTCTATAATCAACAAGAAGAAGATATTGAGATCCTCCTTTTTGATCCAAGTGGAATCGGTGGCAAGGTTTGGCGAGTCGATCAGCCAAAAGAAGTACTGATGAATTCATTGGCGTCACAAGTGACGATGTTTACGGATGAGACATTAAGTAGTGGCGGCGTGGTCGCTAACGGAGTGAATCTTTATCAATGGGCGAAAGAATTTGCTCCTTCTTATCTTAGTAAGACAACTATCAAAGAAAAAGAAGCGTTTTTGTGTGAAGCAGCTAATTTATTAGAAAACCAACCAACAAGTCGTCGCTTTTTTGGCGTCTATCTCCAATGGTTTTACGCGCGTCTACAAGAACGATTTTCTGATCGTTTCAATTATATACAAGAATTAGTCATCGAAGCCACCAAGAAAGAGAAACAATTCATTCTACAAACTAAAGACGAAGCCTATGTGGTGGACCATCTGATCCTAGCAACGGGTCATTGGGAACATGAACGAACGTCAGAAGAAAGACAATTAAGTGAGTATGCGGCTGAGCATCACTTATTTTACCAAGGACCAGCTAATCCAGCCGATGTTGATTTATCGATGATCCCTGCCCAAGAACCGGTGTTTGTTCGGGGGTTAGGACTCTGTTTTTTCGATTATATCGGTTTGTTGACACAACAACGAGGCGGTCGCTTTGAAGAATTGGAAGGTCGATTGGTTTATCGTCCGTCGGGAGAAGAGCCTATCGTCTATTGTGGCTCTCGGCGAGGGTTACCTTACTATCCCCATGGACGCAACCAGAAAAAAGTTGGCGAGGTGGCACAGCCAGTTATTCTGACGCAAGAACGATTAAATACGTACTATCGGACCCAAAAACTGACTGGACAAGATTTCTTTGCGGACTTAAAAAAAGATCTCGAATTGTTCTATTATAAAAAAGTGATTGAGGAACATGGGTTGTCGATTGCTCTCAGCGAATTTCAAGAAGTCTTTCTTGGAGCTACAGAAAAGGAATGGCTGCAAAAATATCCTGCATTAGCAAACCATTTGTGGTCTTGGAACCTACTTGATCACTTGACCGACCACACGTTACCCTATCCACAAATGAGTCGGAGATATATCGAAGATCAAATCAATGAAGCGCAAAAAGGGAATGTGGACGGTCCATTGATTGCGACGTTGGATGCATTGAAAGATTGGCGAAACATGGTGCATCAAGCAATGCTATGGGAAGTTTTTTCTGCAAAAGAATATAAAGAAGTATTGTGGCAATGGTTCAATACGTTTGATGCTTTTTTTACTATTGGTCCGCCTTTACGAAGAGCCCAGGAATTAGCAGCATTAATCGATGCAGGGATTTTTCATTTGGTGGAACCTCCTTTTACTTTTATAGGAAAGGACAAGAGATTTCACCTGGAACCAGAAGGGCTTTCAAGTAGCTATCTAATTGAGGCACGATTACCAAAAAATGACTTACGAACAACGAGAAATCCAGCCTTGATCAGTCTACGTGATGCCCAGGTCCTTCAGCCATTTCAGTTGCATGATCCAAGTGGCGATTTCGTTTCTGGTGCGGTAGCGATCGAACGAGAAAGTTCACGTGTGATCGATGCACATGGGGAAGTACAAAACAATTTGTATTGTATCGGCATCCCAACAGAAGGGGTAGAATGGTTAACAGCCTCCGTTCCGAGACCCCATGTCGATTTTTGGAATCTTAGACAAATTGATCGTATCGCACAACTGATTTTAGCAGAAAAATCATAA
- a CDS encoding rhodanese-like domain-containing protein: MVLWIINIILLLIILAIVFWEVYLRVMAKRSATMLEEEEFREGMRRAQVIDVREKDVFDAGHILGARNIPYTVLKNSLGSIRKDQPVYIYDQKKSLSIRTANQLRKAGYQDIYILKGGYDGWSGKIKSKKI, encoded by the coding sequence ATGGTTTTATGGATTATTAACATCATTTTATTACTGATCATCTTAGCTATCGTATTTTGGGAAGTTTACTTACGAGTAATGGCTAAACGTTCTGCAACAATGCTTGAAGAAGAAGAATTTCGTGAAGGAATGCGTCGTGCACAAGTCATCGATGTTCGTGAAAAAGATGTCTTTGACGCGGGTCATATTTTAGGCGCTAGAAATATTCCTTATACAGTGCTAAAAAATTCACTTGGTTCGATTCGTAAAGACCAACCGGTTTATATTTATGATCAAAAGAAAAGTTTGAGTATTCGTACAGCTAACCAACTGCGTAAAGCAGGCTACCAAGATATCTATATCTTAAAAGGTGGCTATGATGGTTGGTCAGGTAAAATCAAAAGTAAAAAAATCTAA
- a CDS encoding ROK family glucokinase has protein sequence MDKKIIGIDLGGTTAKFAILTPDGEIQQKWSIDTNILDDGKHIIPEIIESINHRLNLYGMKAEDFIGIGMGTPGTVDSEAGTVIGAYNLNWRELQFVKKMIEEGTGIKFAIDNDANVAALGERWKGAGENDPDVVFITLGTGVGGGIVADGHLLHGVTGAAGEVGHITIDPNGFECTCGKRGCLETVSSATGVVRVARHLAEEYAGDSRLKAMLDNGEEVTSKDVFELAEADDPFGLMVVDRVCLYLGLACGNLGNTLNPSSIVIGGGVSAAGEFLRSRVEKYFKEFTFPQVRESTKIKLAELGNEAGVIGAASLALKYAE, from the coding sequence ATGGACAAAAAAATTATTGGGATTGATTTAGGTGGAACAACAGCAAAATTTGCGATCTTGACACCTGACGGAGAAATTCAACAGAAATGGAGTATCGATACCAATATTTTGGATGATGGCAAACACATTATTCCTGAAATCATTGAATCTATCAATCATCGTCTGAACTTATACGGTATGAAAGCTGAAGACTTTATCGGTATCGGTATGGGGACACCAGGGACAGTCGACAGCGAAGCTGGTACAGTGATTGGTGCGTACAATTTAAACTGGCGCGAGCTTCAATTTGTCAAAAAAATGATTGAAGAAGGAACGGGCATCAAATTTGCCATCGATAATGACGCCAATGTCGCAGCACTAGGCGAACGTTGGAAAGGTGCAGGCGAAAATGATCCTGATGTCGTATTCATCACTCTAGGTACAGGTGTTGGTGGCGGTATCGTGGCGGATGGTCATTTACTTCATGGTGTGACTGGAGCCGCTGGAGAAGTAGGACACATTACGATCGATCCAAATGGATTCGAATGTACTTGTGGCAAACGTGGTTGTTTAGAAACTGTCTCAAGTGCGACAGGTGTCGTTCGAGTGGCCCGTCATTTGGCAGAAGAATATGCCGGTGATTCACGCTTGAAAGCGATGCTTGATAATGGTGAAGAAGTAACAAGTAAAGATGTTTTTGAATTAGCAGAAGCAGATGATCCATTTGGTTTGATGGTGGTCGATCGTGTCTGTCTATATCTAGGACTAGCTTGCGGGAATTTAGGAAACACGTTGAATCCATCAAGTATTGTCATCGGTGGAGGTGTATCAGCTGCGGGAGAATTTTTACGCAGTCGTGTGGAGAAATACTTCAAAGAATTTACCTTCCCACAAGTGAGAGAATCAACAAAAATCAAATTAGCTGAATTAGGAAATGAAGCAGGCGTCATCGGTGCTGCCTCATTAGCCTTGAAATATGCTGAATAA
- a CDS encoding YqgQ family protein: protein MESLYDVQQLFKRFGIYIYVGARIYDIELMTIELRKLYDNHLIDHETYMTAWHILKREHRIEESRKKGI from the coding sequence ATGGAAAGCTTATACGACGTACAACAGCTATTCAAGAGGTTTGGTATCTATATTTATGTGGGCGCACGGATTTATGATATTGAATTGATGACGATCGAATTACGTAAGCTTTATGATAATCATTTGATCGATCACGAAACATATATGACTGCGTGGCACATCTTAAAAAGAGAACACCGAATCGAAGAGAGCAGAAAGAAAGGAATTTGA
- a CDS encoding rhomboid family intramembrane serine protease, which translates to MKVNRQQQFKLKSWLDGPFLTQIFLVIQTIVFFAMEVLPGNSVAFELGMSGQHIAYLHEWWRLITPIFIHFGMMHFVLNSVVLYFMGSQIETVYGHWRFFLIYLLSGIMGNVTSFAFNEMNVLSGGASTSLFGLFGALFVLGIHYKNDYVVKQLVRRYMIFIVFSFIFGISDTSVDIWGHVGGLIGGFLIGNLLGLPNRSNDYSIHHRIISSIVFLFLFIICVLVGLKNYGILV; encoded by the coding sequence ATGAAAGTAAATCGGCAGCAACAATTCAAATTAAAATCTTGGCTCGATGGGCCATTTTTAACACAGATTTTTTTAGTGATCCAAACAATCGTCTTTTTCGCAATGGAGGTATTACCTGGTAATAGCGTGGCTTTTGAACTAGGCATGTCTGGCCAGCATATTGCCTACCTACATGAATGGTGGCGTTTGATCACACCAATATTTATTCATTTTGGGATGATGCATTTTGTACTGAACTCTGTCGTCTTGTATTTTATGGGTTCACAAATCGAAACGGTATACGGTCATTGGCGCTTTTTCTTGATTTATTTACTTAGTGGTATCATGGGAAATGTGACCAGTTTTGCCTTCAATGAAATGAATGTGTTATCTGGTGGGGCAAGTACATCGCTTTTTGGTTTATTTGGTGCATTATTTGTTCTAGGTATTCATTACAAAAATGATTATGTGGTAAAACAGCTGGTACGCCGTTACATGATATTCATTGTTTTTTCTTTTATATTCGGTATATCAGATACCTCAGTGGATATCTGGGGACATGTGGGTGGCTTGATCGGAGGTTTCCTGATAGGGAATCTATTAGGATTACCAAATCGATCCAATGATTACTCGATCCATCATCGTATTATATCGTCGATCGTTTTTCTCTTTCTTTTTATAATATGTGTTTTAGTGGGTTTAAAAAATTATGGAATACTTGTATAA
- a CDS encoding 5-formyltetrahydrofolate cyclo-ligase, which translates to MGHEKQKKEQLRQFGINELKKIAASGYKKEKEQKIYKQLFATEYWKQAQVIGITLSNEFEIDTRPLIEQARASGKIVVIPKTLPKRQMAFYEFSENTVLERSSFGVLEPVSTHLYEATMIDLLIVPGIIFHPDGYRIGFGGGYYDRYLKEYPHQTCSLTFKEMIHNDWEPEDFDKKIQHLLND; encoded by the coding sequence TTGGGACACGAAAAGCAGAAAAAAGAACAGCTCCGTCAATTTGGCATTAATGAACTTAAAAAAATTGCTGCAAGTGGCTATAAAAAAGAAAAAGAACAAAAAATCTATAAGCAATTGTTTGCAACCGAGTATTGGAAACAGGCGCAAGTCATCGGTATAACTCTTTCAAATGAATTTGAAATAGATACACGACCGTTGATCGAACAAGCGAGAGCTTCAGGGAAAATCGTTGTGATCCCTAAGACATTGCCGAAACGTCAAATGGCATTTTATGAGTTCTCTGAGAACACAGTATTGGAACGTTCAAGTTTTGGTGTGTTAGAACCTGTTTCAACGCATCTTTATGAGGCAACGATGATCGATTTATTGATCGTCCCAGGAATCATCTTTCATCCAGATGGGTACAGAATCGGTTTTGGTGGAGGGTACTATGATCGCTATCTGAAAGAGTATCCGCATCAAACGTGCAGCTTGACGTTCAAAGAGATGATTCATAATGATTGGGAACCAGAAGACTTTGATAAGAAAATCCAACATTTATTGAACGACTAA
- a CDS encoding transposase produces the protein MKHKLEEKLQKLLAYNQSSAQFFTEIKSLEQAVNQGLAQTKTAWNSQTKTFSMPKDLSWTTTIQDKWQQADNEKKGIDPTKNKELEKYNVYALIIHDNEGNPRVFWKIEDKQSGYGIVNPELYQYVTKVGHYLDPELIQFMTYDTYQEKVNAAWRQGVNYETGEKLDPLLGSIVSTSQYVKDGYTWINESELGQALMVLGFTYASYKVLTTTGVKQVENGKIEEVGGGNIPKLSTLTEAEKLKIANQYKKTAPIDIPDNVKINAKTMNAGYEQITYKWNDGEFKYEVRWHTRTPGAPVEQGNTWVIQRILPGNGGNKPQNFFKIGDNEWVEAYKWYDAINARKKGNATTEQIIILEKGHWKE, from the coding sequence TTGAAACACAAACTGGAAGAAAAACTCCAAAAACTCTTAGCTTACAACCAAAGCTCCGCGCAATTTTTTACAGAAATCAAAAGTCTCGAACAAGCAGTCAATCAAGGACTTGCTCAAACGAAAACTGCTTGGAATAGCCAAACGAAAACATTCTCTATGCCAAAAGATTTGTCCTGGACAACTACGATCCAAGACAAATGGCAACAAGCAGACAACGAGAAAAAAGGCATCGATCCAACTAAAAACAAAGAACTAGAAAAGTACAACGTCTATGCTCTCATTATTCACGATAACGAGGGCAACCCACGTGTCTTTTGGAAAATCGAAGACAAGCAATCAGGCTACGGCATCGTGAATCCCGAGCTGTATCAATATGTCACGAAAGTAGGTCACTACTTAGACCCTGAACTGATCCAATTCATGACGTACGATACCTACCAAGAGAAAGTCAATGCAGCATGGCGTCAAGGTGTCAATTACGAAACCGGCGAAAAACTAGACCCACTCTTAGGCAGTATTGTCTCTACCTCGCAATACGTCAAAGACGGCTACACATGGATCAATGAATCCGAACTCGGTCAAGCCTTGATGGTATTAGGCTTTACTTACGCCTCATACAAAGTATTGACGACTACTGGTGTGAAACAGGTGGAGAATGGTAAGATTGAGGAGGTGGGTGGTGGAAATATACCAAAGCTATCCACGCTAACTGAAGCAGAGAAACTTAAAATTGCAAATCAATATAAGAAAACAGCACCTATAGATATTCCTGATAACGTAAAAATTAATGCCAAGACAATGAATGCTGGTTATGAACAGATTACTTATAAGTGGAATGATGGTGAATTTAAGTATGAAGTGAGGTGGCATACAAGAACTCCAGGAGCACCTGTAGAACAGGGCAATACATGGGTTATCCAAAGAATACTACCTGGAAATGGAGGGAACAAGCCCCAAAATTTTTTCAAAATTGGTGATAATGAATGGGTAGAAGCGTATAAATGGTATGATGCTATAAATGCAAGAAAAAAAGGAAATGCTACTACAGAACAAATTATAATTTTGGAAAAAGGTCATTGGAAGGAGTGA
- a CDS encoding virulence protein, with translation MSIDMYLSDSLAQATSASHFCQKQVTDYQNLQQAITQFTLQTPNLQGKTYDAAKAYFSQVLYPLVQGGILLSEAVEKAAKRFPQEYINQVDSISLKQSELEAQIRQMNQYITQAEGIRQLLLSPHMPEEHQSFQLS, from the coding sequence ATGAGTATCGATATGTATCTTTCGGATTCCTTAGCCCAAGCCACGAGCGCCAGTCACTTCTGCCAAAAACAAGTCACTGATTACCAAAATCTCCAACAAGCCATCACTCAATTCACTTTACAAACGCCCAATCTCCAAGGGAAAACCTACGACGCTGCGAAAGCCTATTTTTCCCAAGTACTTTACCCACTCGTCCAAGGAGGAATCTTACTCTCCGAAGCGGTCGAAAAAGCAGCAAAACGATTTCCACAGGAATACATAAATCAAGTTGATTCCATCAGCTTGAAACAATCCGAATTAGAAGCACAGATTCGCCAAATGAATCAGTATATCACTCAAGCCGAGGGAATAAGACAATTGCTTCTTTCACCTCATATGCCAGAAGAACATCAAAGCTTTCAACTCAGTTAG